From the genome of Nicotiana sylvestris chromosome 2, ASM39365v2, whole genome shotgun sequence, one region includes:
- the LOC104225061 gene encoding uncharacterized protein isoform X4, translating to MSKRKRRGTAKSTNSTLLNPSDQNIKGIHVPEETSSFNQYCSLRKNVPRRQRSKGGLQSSATDEERINTELPSTSQIRPRSRALRRKSKVTADTSHSEVIPEQASCCSQFKPRARSQKRRKSKITADTRYSEVIPKHTSRFHGQSRRNNSQKGLGSWKFERYLESIWKWHPEDRKNSFTYLDSLWFSLYSERSHKAKVLNWITKKNIFSKKYIFVPIVMWGHWSLLIFCHLDESLQSKARSPCMLLLDSLQMANPERLEPGIRKFVIDIFKAEHRPETKDQIRKIPLMIPKVPQQRNDEDCGNFVLYYINLFLESAPENFSISKGYPYFMTEDWFTLERLECFCQELQSTITSTSDSDECLLDDGDVVCLD from the exons ATGTCGAAGCGCAAGCGTCGAGGGACGGCAAAGAGCACTAACAGCACCCTTCTTAACCCTTCAG ATCAAAACATAAAAGGCATCCATGTACCTGAAGAAACAAGTAGCTTCAATCAATACTGCTCATTGCGTAAAAATGTCCCTCGGCGGCAAAGATCAAAGGGAGGACTACAATCTTCTG CAACTGATGAGGAAAGGATTAATACGGAACTCCCAAGTACGTCACAGATCAGACCACGATCACGTGCACTTAGACGAAAAAGTAAGGTGACAGCTGATACAAGTCATTCTGAAGTTATCCCAGAGCAAGCTTCTTGTTGTTCGCAGTTTAAACCACGTGCACGTTCGCAAAAAAGACGGAAAAGTAAGATAACAGCTGATACAAGGTATTCTGAAGTTATCCCAAAGCATACTTCTCGTTTTCATGGTCAATCAAGGAGGAACAACAGTCAAAAGGGGTTAGGCTCATGGAAGTTTGAGCGGTACTTGGA GAGCATATGGAAATGGCATCCAGAAGATAGGAAGAACTCATTTACATACCTTGACAGCTTGTGGTTCTCCTTGTACTCAGAACGTTCTCACAAAGCTAAGGTGTTGAATTGGATTACAAAAAAGAACATATTCTCAAAAAAGTATATTTTTGTTCCCATTGTTATGTG GGGTCACTGGAGTCTCCTGATCTTTTGTCACCTTGATGAAAGTTTACAATCTAAAGCAAGAAGTCCTTGCATGTTGTTGCTTGATTCTTTGCAGATGGCAAATCCTGAGAGACTTGAACCTGGGATCAGAAA ATTTGTTATAGACATATTCAAAGCAGAGCACAGGCCAGAAACCAAGGACCAGATAAGGAAAATCCCTCTAATGATTCCAAAG GTTCCGCAGCAGAGAAATGATGAAGACTGTGGCAATTTTGTTTTGTACTACATAAACCTCTTCTTAGAGAGTGCTCCAGAAAATTTTAGCATCTCGAAGGGTTACCCTTACTTT ATGACAGAAGACTGGTTTACTCTTGAACGGTTGGAATGCTTTTGCCAAGAACTGCAATCTACTATTACGAGTACTTCTGATTCTGATGAATGCCTCCTAGATGACGGAGATGTAGTGTGTCTAGATTAG
- the LOC104225061 gene encoding ubiquitin-like-specific protease 2 isoform X1, whose protein sequence is MSKRKRRGTAKSTNSTLLNPSESSAPEIVNHQQSGNCSLHKNVPRQQRSKGGLQTSESSAPEIVNHQQADIHTHADQNIKGIHVPEETSSFNQYCSLRKNVPRRQRSKGGLQSSATDEERINTELPSTSQIRPRSRALRRKSKVTADTSHSEVIPEQASCCSQFKPRARSQKRRKSKITADTRYSEVIPKHTSRFHGQSRRNNSQKGLGSWKFERYLESIWKWHPEDRKNSFTYLDSLWFSLYSERSHKAKVLNWITKKNIFSKKYIFVPIVMWGHWSLLIFCHLDESLQSKARSPCMLLLDSLQMANPERLEPGIRKFVIDIFKAEHRPETKDQIRKIPLMIPKVPQQRNDEDCGNFVLYYINLFLESAPENFSISKGYPYFMTEDWFTLERLECFCQELQSTITSTSDSDECLLDDGDVVCLD, encoded by the exons ATGTCGAAGCGCAAGCGTCGAGGGACGGCAAAGAGCACTAACAGCACCCTTCTTAACCCTTCAG AATCTTCTGCCCCTGAAATTGTGAATCATCAGCAATCCGGAAATTGCTCATTGCATAAAAATGTCCCTCGACAGCAAAGATCAAAGGGGGGACTACAAACTTCTG AATCTTCTGCCCCTGAAATTGTGAATCATCAGCAAGCCGATATACATACTCATGCAGATCAAAACATAAAAGGCATCCATGTACCTGAAGAAACAAGTAGCTTCAATCAATACTGCTCATTGCGTAAAAATGTCCCTCGGCGGCAAAGATCAAAGGGAGGACTACAATCTTCTG CAACTGATGAGGAAAGGATTAATACGGAACTCCCAAGTACGTCACAGATCAGACCACGATCACGTGCACTTAGACGAAAAAGTAAGGTGACAGCTGATACAAGTCATTCTGAAGTTATCCCAGAGCAAGCTTCTTGTTGTTCGCAGTTTAAACCACGTGCACGTTCGCAAAAAAGACGGAAAAGTAAGATAACAGCTGATACAAGGTATTCTGAAGTTATCCCAAAGCATACTTCTCGTTTTCATGGTCAATCAAGGAGGAACAACAGTCAAAAGGGGTTAGGCTCATGGAAGTTTGAGCGGTACTTGGA GAGCATATGGAAATGGCATCCAGAAGATAGGAAGAACTCATTTACATACCTTGACAGCTTGTGGTTCTCCTTGTACTCAGAACGTTCTCACAAAGCTAAGGTGTTGAATTGGATTACAAAAAAGAACATATTCTCAAAAAAGTATATTTTTGTTCCCATTGTTATGTG GGGTCACTGGAGTCTCCTGATCTTTTGTCACCTTGATGAAAGTTTACAATCTAAAGCAAGAAGTCCTTGCATGTTGTTGCTTGATTCTTTGCAGATGGCAAATCCTGAGAGACTTGAACCTGGGATCAGAAA ATTTGTTATAGACATATTCAAAGCAGAGCACAGGCCAGAAACCAAGGACCAGATAAGGAAAATCCCTCTAATGATTCCAAAG GTTCCGCAGCAGAGAAATGATGAAGACTGTGGCAATTTTGTTTTGTACTACATAAACCTCTTCTTAGAGAGTGCTCCAGAAAATTTTAGCATCTCGAAGGGTTACCCTTACTTT ATGACAGAAGACTGGTTTACTCTTGAACGGTTGGAATGCTTTTGCCAAGAACTGCAATCTACTATTACGAGTACTTCTGATTCTGATGAATGCCTCCTAGATGACGGAGATGTAGTGTGTCTAGATTAG
- the LOC104225061 gene encoding uncharacterized protein isoform X3 codes for MSKRKRRGTAKSTNSTLLNPSESSAPEIVNHQQADIHTHADQNIKGIHVPEETSSFNQYCSLRKNVPRRQRSKGGLQSSATDEERINTELPSTSQIRPRSRALRRKSKVTADTSHSEVIPEQASCCSQFKPRARSQKRRKSKITADTRYSEVIPKHTSRFHGQSRRNNSQKGLGSWKFERYLESIWKWHPEDRKNSFTYLDSLWFSLYSERSHKAKVLNWITKKNIFSKKYIFVPIVMWGHWSLLIFCHLDESLQSKARSPCMLLLDSLQMANPERLEPGIRKFVIDIFKAEHRPETKDQIRKIPLMIPKVPQQRNDEDCGNFVLYYINLFLESAPENFSISKGYPYFMTEDWFTLERLECFCQELQSTITSTSDSDECLLDDGDVVCLD; via the exons ATGTCGAAGCGCAAGCGTCGAGGGACGGCAAAGAGCACTAACAGCACCCTTCTTAACCCTTCAG AATCTTCTGCCCCTGAAATTGTGAATCATCAGCAAGCCGATATACATACTCATGCAGATCAAAACATAAAAGGCATCCATGTACCTGAAGAAACAAGTAGCTTCAATCAATACTGCTCATTGCGTAAAAATGTCCCTCGGCGGCAAAGATCAAAGGGAGGACTACAATCTTCTG CAACTGATGAGGAAAGGATTAATACGGAACTCCCAAGTACGTCACAGATCAGACCACGATCACGTGCACTTAGACGAAAAAGTAAGGTGACAGCTGATACAAGTCATTCTGAAGTTATCCCAGAGCAAGCTTCTTGTTGTTCGCAGTTTAAACCACGTGCACGTTCGCAAAAAAGACGGAAAAGTAAGATAACAGCTGATACAAGGTATTCTGAAGTTATCCCAAAGCATACTTCTCGTTTTCATGGTCAATCAAGGAGGAACAACAGTCAAAAGGGGTTAGGCTCATGGAAGTTTGAGCGGTACTTGGA GAGCATATGGAAATGGCATCCAGAAGATAGGAAGAACTCATTTACATACCTTGACAGCTTGTGGTTCTCCTTGTACTCAGAACGTTCTCACAAAGCTAAGGTGTTGAATTGGATTACAAAAAAGAACATATTCTCAAAAAAGTATATTTTTGTTCCCATTGTTATGTG GGGTCACTGGAGTCTCCTGATCTTTTGTCACCTTGATGAAAGTTTACAATCTAAAGCAAGAAGTCCTTGCATGTTGTTGCTTGATTCTTTGCAGATGGCAAATCCTGAGAGACTTGAACCTGGGATCAGAAA ATTTGTTATAGACATATTCAAAGCAGAGCACAGGCCAGAAACCAAGGACCAGATAAGGAAAATCCCTCTAATGATTCCAAAG GTTCCGCAGCAGAGAAATGATGAAGACTGTGGCAATTTTGTTTTGTACTACATAAACCTCTTCTTAGAGAGTGCTCCAGAAAATTTTAGCATCTCGAAGGGTTACCCTTACTTT ATGACAGAAGACTGGTTTACTCTTGAACGGTTGGAATGCTTTTGCCAAGAACTGCAATCTACTATTACGAGTACTTCTGATTCTGATGAATGCCTCCTAGATGACGGAGATGTAGTGTGTCTAGATTAG
- the LOC104225061 gene encoding ubiquitin-like-specific protease 2 isoform X2: MSKRKRRGTAKSTNSTLLNPSESSAPEIVNHQQSGNCSLHKNVPRQQRSKGGLQTSDQNIKGIHVPEETSSFNQYCSLRKNVPRRQRSKGGLQSSATDEERINTELPSTSQIRPRSRALRRKSKVTADTSHSEVIPEQASCCSQFKPRARSQKRRKSKITADTRYSEVIPKHTSRFHGQSRRNNSQKGLGSWKFERYLESIWKWHPEDRKNSFTYLDSLWFSLYSERSHKAKVLNWITKKNIFSKKYIFVPIVMWGHWSLLIFCHLDESLQSKARSPCMLLLDSLQMANPERLEPGIRKFVIDIFKAEHRPETKDQIRKIPLMIPKVPQQRNDEDCGNFVLYYINLFLESAPENFSISKGYPYFMTEDWFTLERLECFCQELQSTITSTSDSDECLLDDGDVVCLD; this comes from the exons ATGTCGAAGCGCAAGCGTCGAGGGACGGCAAAGAGCACTAACAGCACCCTTCTTAACCCTTCAG AATCTTCTGCCCCTGAAATTGTGAATCATCAGCAATCCGGAAATTGCTCATTGCATAAAAATGTCCCTCGACAGCAAAGATCAAAGGGGGGACTACAAACTTCTG ATCAAAACATAAAAGGCATCCATGTACCTGAAGAAACAAGTAGCTTCAATCAATACTGCTCATTGCGTAAAAATGTCCCTCGGCGGCAAAGATCAAAGGGAGGACTACAATCTTCTG CAACTGATGAGGAAAGGATTAATACGGAACTCCCAAGTACGTCACAGATCAGACCACGATCACGTGCACTTAGACGAAAAAGTAAGGTGACAGCTGATACAAGTCATTCTGAAGTTATCCCAGAGCAAGCTTCTTGTTGTTCGCAGTTTAAACCACGTGCACGTTCGCAAAAAAGACGGAAAAGTAAGATAACAGCTGATACAAGGTATTCTGAAGTTATCCCAAAGCATACTTCTCGTTTTCATGGTCAATCAAGGAGGAACAACAGTCAAAAGGGGTTAGGCTCATGGAAGTTTGAGCGGTACTTGGA GAGCATATGGAAATGGCATCCAGAAGATAGGAAGAACTCATTTACATACCTTGACAGCTTGTGGTTCTCCTTGTACTCAGAACGTTCTCACAAAGCTAAGGTGTTGAATTGGATTACAAAAAAGAACATATTCTCAAAAAAGTATATTTTTGTTCCCATTGTTATGTG GGGTCACTGGAGTCTCCTGATCTTTTGTCACCTTGATGAAAGTTTACAATCTAAAGCAAGAAGTCCTTGCATGTTGTTGCTTGATTCTTTGCAGATGGCAAATCCTGAGAGACTTGAACCTGGGATCAGAAA ATTTGTTATAGACATATTCAAAGCAGAGCACAGGCCAGAAACCAAGGACCAGATAAGGAAAATCCCTCTAATGATTCCAAAG GTTCCGCAGCAGAGAAATGATGAAGACTGTGGCAATTTTGTTTTGTACTACATAAACCTCTTCTTAGAGAGTGCTCCAGAAAATTTTAGCATCTCGAAGGGTTACCCTTACTTT ATGACAGAAGACTGGTTTACTCTTGAACGGTTGGAATGCTTTTGCCAAGAACTGCAATCTACTATTACGAGTACTTCTGATTCTGATGAATGCCTCCTAGATGACGGAGATGTAGTGTGTCTAGATTAG